A genomic window from Micromonospora violae includes:
- a CDS encoding MauE/DoxX family redox-associated membrane protein: protein MYVEIGCRVLLGTVLLAAAVGKVSGRDAYREFTRSVRDMGYRPAGPLAAAVVATEFTAVVLLAVFPLAGFLASGALLLTFTAAIVANLRRGGGTCRCFGRTTAPLGRHHVWRNAFLVACAVAGALAPAGAVRPGEAVLAGAAALAVGVLVVMLDELRYLFGAASRT, encoded by the coding sequence ATGTACGTCGAGATCGGGTGCCGGGTGCTGCTCGGCACGGTCCTGCTGGCGGCGGCGGTCGGGAAGGTCTCCGGCCGCGACGCCTACCGCGAGTTCACGCGCTCCGTGCGCGACATGGGCTACCGGCCCGCCGGCCCGCTCGCCGCGGCCGTGGTCGCCACCGAGTTCACCGCCGTGGTCCTGCTGGCGGTGTTCCCGCTGGCCGGGTTCCTCGCCTCGGGCGCCCTGCTGCTCACCTTCACCGCCGCCATCGTCGCCAACCTGCGGCGCGGCGGCGGCACCTGCCGCTGCTTCGGCCGCACCACCGCGCCCCTGGGCCGGCACCACGTGTGGCGCAACGCGTTCCTCGTCGCCTGTGCCGTCGCCGGCGCGCTCGCGCCGGCCGGTGCGGTACGCCCCGGGGAGGCGGTCCTGGCCGGTGCCGCCGCGCTGGCCGTCGGCGTGCTGGTCGTCATGCTGGACGAGCTGCGCTACCTGTTCGGCGCCGCCAGCCGCACGTGA